From a region of the Salinispira pacifica genome:
- the pepF gene encoding oligoendopeptidase F, whose amino-acid sequence MSVNPTRARKDVPAHEKWNLNALFPDDAAWEQGFEDLKNQYTEIETYRGSLADAPENLRDCLNRMFELEKLGERLGYYAFLKMTEDQGDSASQSRQARFMQLESKVSASMSFMTPEIQEIPDSTMKEWLNRDDFTEYRIYLEKLLRFKPHVLSPAEEKLMAMQSESAQTASKTFSALLDVDMDFGTVKTPQGEKPLTNSTFGSFMQNPEREVRKEAYGKYYSHLDSHKNTLASLYTGSVNQDVYRSQARGYSSSLEYALFPDKVDPKVYHNLVETVNKNLPSLHAYYRLRKEKQGISDYSLIDTKVPLIADIKMEHSYDEAVAVIEKALQPLGDEYVSTLSKGLRGGSNGGWVDKYENKGKRSGAFSAGSFYGEPYILMNYKEDLLRDLFTLAHEGGHSMHSWYSSRNNPFPHYNYTIFEAEVASTFNEQLLFHHMMSSNDDPKLKAYLINKRIDDMIGTIFRQTMFAEFELRCHQMVENGEALTVQSLQDEYRKLLVNYFGEDVELPELSALEGLRIPHFYRAFYVYKYATGLSAAISLSQRVLNGGDTEREDYFKFLKSGGSRFPLESLAVAGVDMSSPEPIQNAMDLFDDLVKKLSAY is encoded by the coding sequence TTGAGCGTAAATCCCACACGTGCACGGAAGGATGTTCCGGCACATGAAAAATGGAATCTGAACGCTCTGTTTCCCGACGATGCAGCATGGGAACAGGGATTCGAAGACCTGAAAAACCAATATACAGAAATAGAAACCTACCGGGGCAGTCTGGCCGACGCACCGGAGAATTTGAGAGACTGTCTGAACAGGATGTTTGAACTTGAAAAGCTGGGCGAACGGCTGGGATATTATGCCTTCTTAAAGATGACGGAAGATCAGGGTGACAGTGCCAGTCAGTCCCGGCAGGCACGGTTCATGCAGCTTGAAAGCAAAGTATCCGCTTCCATGAGCTTCATGACCCCGGAGATTCAGGAAATACCGGATTCAACCATGAAAGAATGGCTGAATCGTGATGATTTCACAGAATACCGCATATACCTGGAAAAACTGCTCAGATTCAAACCCCATGTGCTCTCCCCCGCCGAGGAAAAGCTCATGGCCATGCAAAGCGAGTCTGCCCAGACAGCTTCCAAGACCTTCAGCGCACTTCTGGATGTGGATATGGATTTCGGTACGGTGAAAACTCCACAGGGCGAAAAACCCCTTACCAACAGCACCTTCGGAAGTTTCATGCAGAATCCTGAACGGGAGGTACGCAAGGAAGCCTACGGCAAGTACTACTCCCATCTGGATTCCCACAAAAACACCCTGGCCTCTTTGTACACCGGAAGCGTGAATCAGGACGTGTACCGTTCACAGGCCCGGGGCTATTCATCAAGTCTTGAGTACGCACTCTTTCCTGATAAGGTTGACCCCAAGGTGTATCACAACCTTGTGGAAACCGTGAACAAAAATCTTCCCTCGCTCCACGCATACTACCGGCTTCGAAAAGAAAAACAGGGAATCAGCGACTACAGCCTCATCGACACCAAGGTACCGCTGATAGCAGATATCAAAATGGAACACAGCTATGATGAAGCCGTAGCAGTAATTGAAAAAGCCCTGCAGCCTTTAGGTGACGAATATGTAAGCACTCTTTCAAAGGGCCTGAGAGGCGGTTCCAACGGCGGCTGGGTGGATAAATATGAAAACAAGGGGAAACGCAGCGGTGCGTTCTCTGCCGGCAGTTTCTACGGTGAGCCGTATATCCTCATGAATTACAAGGAAGATCTTCTCCGGGATCTATTCACCCTGGCTCATGAGGGCGGACACTCCATGCATTCATGGTATTCATCCAGAAACAATCCGTTTCCCCATTACAATTACACCATTTTCGAAGCGGAAGTGGCCTCCACATTCAACGAACAGCTGTTGTTTCATCATATGATGAGCAGCAACGATGATCCCAAATTGAAAGCTTACCTCATAAACAAGCGGATAGATGACATGATCGGAACCATATTCCGTCAAACCATGTTCGCCGAGTTTGAACTGCGCTGTCATCAAATGGTTGAAAACGGCGAGGCCCTCACCGTCCAGAGTCTCCAGGACGAGTATCGGAAACTTCTTGTGAACTATTTCGGGGAAGATGTTGAACTGCCCGAACTTTCAGCCCTGGAAGGATTGAGAATTCCCCATTTTTACCGGGCATTCTATGTATACAAATACGCAACAGGTTTGAGTGCGGCTATCAGTCTCAGTCAAAGAGTTCTCAACGGGGGTGATACAGAACGGGAAGATTACTTCAAATTCCTGAAAAGCGGCGGCAGCCGGTTTCCTCTGGAAAGCCTGGCAGTGGCGGGAGTTGATATGTCCAGTCCCGAGCCCATCCAGAATGCGATGGATCTGTTTGATGATCTGGTGAAAAAGCTGTCTGCATACTGA
- a CDS encoding FecR domain-containing protein — translation MKNAIVISALLLAAAALSANSVGILEMEGRVYHAAENGSWQLLTADSSVESGTRIFASQGASLSLDINGDQVDVRSLSDFDIVDDGTDGGSTSLYVRSGGLRSRVKKADTEDMGIRYEIQSPVATASVRGTVFTFNGSNLVVEEGDVELKNLLGQTHSVRANQRSRAYGTEGIRSVEVYLRQNTSVE, via the coding sequence ATGAAGAACGCAATAGTAATCTCTGCACTGCTCCTGGCTGCAGCCGCATTGAGTGCCAATTCTGTGGGCATACTGGAGATGGAAGGGCGTGTGTATCATGCGGCGGAAAACGGAAGCTGGCAGCTTCTCACAGCGGACAGCAGCGTAGAATCCGGAACCCGGATTTTCGCCTCCCAGGGGGCCAGCCTGTCCCTGGATATTAACGGTGATCAGGTGGATGTCCGCTCTCTCAGCGATTTTGATATTGTCGATGACGGTACAGACGGGGGCAGCACAAGTCTGTATGTCCGAAGCGGCGGGTTACGATCCAGGGTGAAAAAGGCCGATACGGAAGATATGGGAATACGGTACGAAATACAGAGTCCGGTTGCCACAGCAAGTGTCCGGGGAACGGTTTTTACATTCAACGGCTCAAATCTTGTCGTGGAAGAAGGTGATGTGGAACTGAAAAATCTCCTCGGTCAGACCCACTCAGTCCGTGCGAATCAGCGGAGCAGGGCATACGGAACCGAAGGGATTCGTTCTGTGGAAGTCTATTTGAGACAAAACACCTCAGTGGAATAA
- a CDS encoding adenylate/guanylate cyclase domain-containing protein — MIKNAFRRFIELFPLPYAVYILTPLISTALVAALLHAGAFTVMSQNLYDLLLPLRQPVEQRSEIVFVDIDDQSLERLGEWPWKRTEMARYLLELNSFSSAAVIVDINFDLPSNRGVADFIRRGLTEQGVEVENVLNQDEDPLFGNMLNNMENTVVASLVLETGIRGPHPGINFSRGATGFSNIIRDSDGKIRRFRPFEDEEPALAVAGFTMGSTDTQISRSPRSLKIVNRNGGSQPPATIPVEEDGSILIDWSDKNYEESFLHVGFDIFPTLIRLREDLWYNIQLFQDYELLSQEGIGRQALSLHGSSRNKLLESALVFDPDILRDHYRFQEAARELLDSFLTPGNLSRMISSLPENPYHNQGLLPEEDLRFLYNQSRELLDRIIDIRQELESLLQDAYVIVAYSATGTTDIGSQPFHSSYVNAGVHGTILNMLLKAQSGYDGFIRTQEPWINILLAGFLSLLISLLIRRRQASLGLGLLAANTILAGLIIVIGFSAADMYFNPVLLIIPQLISGIILFSLQFIGTEGEKRWLYRAFGHYISKEFIDILVEQPEKLKLGGEEREMTLMFTDIKDFSGLAQLLSPTDLVALLNLYFTRMSDIVLNNHGTIDKYEGDAIVAFFGAPLDDPDHRINAVKAAVEIQKETPRLKAEIMERFNISRGIDTRVGVNSGKVLVGNLGTERRMDYTAMGLDVNLASRLEGANKHVGTSILISDSTYQGLDQRFFSRTVGEIKVAGIDHPVSCYNIRGYRSEQSTISIEAGEYLNEAISAIIRGDMDAAEKSIQAAKIREPDDSFIRYIEGKIHLLENGRIESIFPLDLSVK; from the coding sequence ATGATAAAAAATGCGTTTCGCCGCTTTATTGAACTGTTTCCCCTCCCCTATGCCGTGTATATCCTAACCCCCCTGATTTCCACCGCCCTGGTGGCAGCTCTTTTACATGCCGGTGCATTTACCGTGATGTCTCAGAATCTCTATGATCTCCTTCTGCCGTTGCGCCAGCCTGTGGAACAGCGCTCTGAAATAGTATTCGTAGATATTGATGATCAAAGCCTGGAGCGCTTGGGCGAGTGGCCCTGGAAGCGAACTGAGATGGCCCGCTACCTGCTTGAACTCAACAGCTTTTCCAGTGCTGCGGTAATTGTAGATATCAATTTTGATTTGCCCAGCAACAGAGGCGTGGCGGATTTTATTCGCAGGGGACTTACCGAGCAGGGGGTGGAGGTTGAAAATGTGCTGAACCAGGATGAAGATCCCCTTTTCGGAAACATGCTGAATAATATGGAAAACACCGTCGTTGCATCACTGGTTTTGGAGACTGGTATACGCGGCCCCCACCCCGGCATCAATTTTTCCCGTGGCGCCACCGGTTTCAGCAATATTATTCGGGACTCTGACGGAAAAATCCGAAGGTTTCGGCCATTTGAAGATGAAGAACCGGCCCTTGCCGTTGCCGGTTTTACCATGGGCAGCACAGATACACAAATTAGCCGCAGCCCCCGAAGTCTGAAAATCGTGAACCGGAACGGAGGTTCTCAGCCACCCGCAACAATACCAGTGGAAGAGGATGGCAGCATCCTAATAGACTGGAGTGACAAGAATTATGAAGAAAGCTTTCTCCATGTGGGTTTTGATATATTTCCCACACTGATCAGGCTGCGGGAAGACCTTTGGTATAATATTCAGTTATTCCAGGATTATGAATTATTATCTCAGGAAGGTATCGGTCGGCAGGCTCTTAGCCTGCATGGTTCATCCCGGAACAAATTACTGGAAAGCGCCCTTGTATTTGATCCGGACATCCTCAGGGATCATTACCGGTTTCAGGAAGCGGCCCGTGAACTCCTGGATTCCTTCCTCACTCCCGGAAACCTTAGCCGGATGATATCTTCATTACCCGAAAACCCGTATCATAATCAGGGACTGCTCCCGGAGGAAGACCTGCGTTTTCTGTACAATCAATCCCGGGAGCTCTTAGACCGTATTATTGATATCCGCCAGGAACTTGAATCGCTGCTTCAGGATGCCTACGTTATTGTTGCATACTCGGCAACCGGAACAACAGATATCGGTTCACAGCCATTTCATTCAAGCTATGTGAATGCAGGAGTGCACGGTACGATACTCAATATGCTGCTGAAGGCACAAAGCGGGTACGACGGTTTTATCAGGACCCAGGAACCGTGGATCAATATACTGCTGGCAGGTTTTCTCTCGCTGCTGATCAGCCTTCTCATTCGAAGACGTCAGGCATCGCTTGGTCTCGGACTTTTGGCGGCAAATACTATACTTGCGGGACTGATCATTGTCATCGGGTTTTCTGCTGCTGATATGTACTTCAATCCGGTCCTTCTGATCATACCTCAGCTGATCAGCGGAATTATCCTTTTCAGCCTTCAATTCATTGGAACCGAAGGAGAAAAGCGCTGGCTCTACCGGGCATTCGGCCATTACATTTCAAAAGAATTTATCGATATTCTTGTTGAACAACCGGAAAAACTCAAACTCGGGGGTGAGGAACGGGAAATGACCCTGATGTTCACCGACATCAAGGATTTTTCCGGCCTGGCACAGCTATTGTCTCCCACTGATCTGGTAGCCCTTCTTAATCTGTATTTTACCCGCATGAGCGATATTGTTCTGAATAACCACGGCACTATCGATAAGTATGAGGGAGATGCAATTGTCGCATTTTTCGGTGCCCCCCTGGATGACCCTGATCATCGCATTAATGCGGTAAAAGCAGCAGTGGAGATTCAGAAGGAAACCCCGCGGTTGAAGGCTGAAATTATGGAACGTTTCAACATTTCACGGGGCATAGACACCAGAGTGGGCGTCAATTCCGGTAAAGTACTGGTTGGCAATCTGGGTACAGAACGGAGAATGGACTATACCGCAATGGGCCTGGATGTAAATTTGGCCTCACGATTGGAAGGAGCGAACAAGCATGTAGGAACCTCCATCCTCATCAGCGATTCCACGTACCAGGGCCTTGATCAAAGATTTTTCAGCCGAACGGTTGGCGAAATCAAAGTTGCCGGTATTGATCACCCAGTGTCGTGTTACAACATTCGAGGCTACCGCAGCGAACAATCCACCATAAGCATAGAAGCCGGTGAATACCTGAATGAGGCAATATCGGCAATTATCCGGGGTGATATGGATGCTGCGGAAAAATCAATTCAAGCTGCCAAAATACGCGAGCCC